From one Paenibacillus terrae HPL-003 genomic stretch:
- a CDS encoding response regulator transcription factor gives MFDILVVEDDANTQKLLCAVLKHGGFNAHPVKNGLEALSRMEERRFDLIVLDLMMPEMDGYQLCEELRSVRDNIPILMVTAMHEMTDKHQGFLAGTDDYMTKPFDGQELLFRIKALLRRAQIASEHKLVLGDTILDYNALTVTRGSEQTCLPQKEFHLLFKLMSSTDKIFTRLHLLEEIWGLETEIDSHTLNVHINRLRDKFRDNSDFEIVTVRGLGYKMVKRA, from the coding sequence GTGTTCGATATTCTTGTGGTCGAAGATGATGCCAATACGCAAAAGCTGCTATGTGCTGTGCTCAAGCATGGAGGCTTTAATGCCCATCCGGTTAAAAACGGGCTTGAAGCGCTGAGCAGGATGGAGGAGCGGCGATTTGACCTGATTGTGCTGGACCTGATGATGCCGGAGATGGACGGTTATCAATTATGCGAGGAATTGCGCAGCGTCAGGGACAATATTCCGATCCTGATGGTCACGGCTATGCATGAAATGACGGACAAGCACCAGGGCTTCCTTGCCGGTACGGACGATTACATGACCAAGCCATTCGACGGACAGGAGTTGCTGTTCCGCATCAAGGCGCTGCTGCGAAGGGCGCAGATTGCCAGCGAGCACAAACTCGTGTTGGGAGATACTATTTTGGATTACAACGCTTTAACGGTTACAAGAGGATCGGAGCAAACATGTCTGCCCCAAAAGGAGTTTCATCTGCTGTTTAAGCTGATGAGCTCTACCGACAAAATTTTTACCCGTCTGCATTTATTGGAGGAAATTTGGGGACTGGAAACCGAGATCGATAGCCACACCCTGAATGTCCATATCAATCGTTTGCGCGACAAATTCAGGGACAACTCTGATTTTGAAATCGTGACGGTGCGCGGGTTGGGATACAAGATGGTGAAGCGCGCGTGA
- a CDS encoding ABC transporter ATP-binding protein produces MTTSKTEKMVSANAIHLENVSKNFGNYPAVRNLSLEVNRGEVVGFLGLNGAGKTTTIKMLLSLLRPSSGSIYMLGSKVDAGNYKLWEKVGYLEEATFYPELTVTENLDIARRMHLISDRNSIARVIEQLDLGAHQDKKARTLSLGNKQRLGLAKAMIHNPEVLILDEPINGLDPASVVEIRELLLDLSRNRGVTILISSHLLEELSKLVDRISIMHKGQLIQDMKVSQMEQALKKSVILDGRNRVALMRILTEHGYSYEEAADGRLALAEGRAITQPEKIAEILVRMGQPPTHLSVVTEDLEGYFLRMIRTEGRKQA; encoded by the coding sequence ATGACAACAAGCAAAACTGAAAAAATGGTCAGTGCCAACGCTATCCATCTTGAAAATGTCAGCAAAAACTTCGGCAATTACCCGGCCGTGCGCAATCTTTCATTGGAGGTGAACCGGGGAGAAGTTGTCGGATTCCTTGGCCTGAACGGCGCCGGCAAGACCACGACCATCAAAATGCTCCTGTCCCTGCTGAGACCATCTTCCGGCAGCATTTACATGTTGGGGAGCAAGGTTGACGCCGGCAATTATAAGCTATGGGAAAAGGTAGGCTATTTAGAGGAGGCAACTTTTTATCCGGAACTTACGGTTACGGAAAATCTGGACATTGCCCGCAGGATGCACCTGATCTCCGACCGCAATTCCATTGCTCGCGTCATCGAGCAGCTTGATCTGGGCGCTCATCAGGACAAGAAGGCCAGAACGCTTTCCCTCGGAAACAAACAACGGTTAGGATTGGCAAAGGCTATGATCCACAACCCGGAGGTATTGATACTGGACGAGCCGATCAACGGACTTGACCCGGCCAGTGTTGTCGAAATCCGGGAGCTGCTGCTCGACTTGTCGCGCAATCGCGGCGTCACCATCCTCATCTCCAGCCACCTGTTAGAGGAATTATCCAAGCTGGTGGACCGTATAAGCATCATGCACAAAGGGCAGCTCATCCAGGATATGAAGGTAAGCCAAATGGAGCAAGCCCTGAAAAAAAGCGTCATCTTGGACGGACGCAATCGCGTTGCCCTGATGCGTATTCTTACAGAGCATGGGTACAGCTATGAAGAAGCCGCGGACGGGCGCTTGGCCTTGGCAGAAGGCCGCGCGATCACACAGCCGGAGAAAATCGCAGAAATTTTAGTGCGAATGGGCCAGCCGCCGACTCATCTGAGCGTCGTGACGGAAGATCTGGAAGGTTATTTCTTGCGCATGATCCGTACAGAGGGGAGGAAGCAGGCATGA
- a CDS encoding ABC transporter permease: MKLLSLLHNEARKIGRSVVFWVMLGAFTALPLIIAMFNSSAAHWEDYFAELLGSIGALLVVGFSFTSAWVFGVEYTNNTIKDILVKPVPKTYTVLAKFIAIAIWNTGMAIFTFTVIAGAGSLIGVGGGSVSAILHVFWPFMAACLLIMLVSTTSAFIANLTRGYLAPIGVTFVIVIVSNVVVQLGFGPYFPWTIPVLLLTGAELHWSSMAILAATGLAGFAGTVAWWRFAEHK; the protein is encoded by the coding sequence ATGAAGCTCCTTTCTCTCCTTCACAACGAAGCTCGTAAAATAGGGCGTTCTGTCGTCTTTTGGGTTATGCTCGGGGCCTTTACGGCATTGCCCCTGATAATTGCTATGTTCAACAGCTCCGCAGCGCACTGGGAAGACTACTTCGCAGAGCTGCTCGGCTCCATAGGTGCCTTGCTCGTCGTAGGATTTTCATTCACCTCCGCCTGGGTATTTGGAGTGGAGTACACTAACAATACCATCAAGGACATCCTTGTGAAGCCGGTCCCCAAGACCTATACGGTATTGGCCAAATTTATCGCCATCGCGATCTGGAATACAGGAATGGCTATTTTCACCTTTACGGTCATCGCAGGCGCGGGTTCCCTGATTGGCGTCGGCGGAGGATCCGTATCAGCCATCTTGCATGTTTTCTGGCCATTCATGGCCGCCTGCCTGCTGATCATGCTCGTCAGCACGACGAGCGCTTTCATCGCCAATCTCACCCGAGGCTACCTCGCACCGATCGGAGTCACCTTTGTCATCGTCATCGTCTCCAATGTAGTCGTGCAGTTGGGCTTCGGACCTTATTTCCCATGGACGATTCCAGTCCTGCTGCTAACCGGAGCCGAGCTCCACTGGAGCAGCATGGCGATACTGGCTGCCACAGGACTAGCAGGATTCGCCGGAACAGTGGCTTGGTGGCGATTTGCCGAGCATAAGTAA
- a CDS encoding L-serine ammonia-lyase, iron-sulfur-dependent, subunit alpha — translation MRSLTELYKIGSGPSSSHTMGPEKAARIFKSENEDADQFKALIYGSLAKTGKGHMTDKAIIRALSPVRAEVQFVPQADFVLPHPNTMDLFAYKGGRQTASMRAVSIGGGDIVIEGREETHGPDVYPENSFAEISTFCKANHIRLSDYVEQREGKQIWEFLQGIWEAMKYSIDEGLSVTGILEGGLNVERKAKYLYHQGHVDESPETRENRIVSAYAFAVNEQNAAAGTVVTAPTCGASGVVPASLRYMQEKMRVPDEQILRALAVGGLMGNLVKQNASISGAQCGCQAEVGTACSMASAALAELSGMEIDQIEYAAEVAMEHHLGLTCDPINGLVQIPCIERNAVGAMRAINALSLAKFLSGTRKISFDLVVQTMYETGLDMNSSYRETSEGGLAKLYKMDS, via the coding sequence ATGAGATCGTTGACTGAACTCTATAAGATTGGCAGTGGACCGTCCAGCTCCCATACCATGGGGCCGGAGAAAGCGGCCAGAATCTTCAAATCAGAAAATGAAGATGCAGACCAATTTAAGGCGTTGATTTATGGTTCTCTTGCCAAAACAGGTAAAGGCCATATGACGGACAAAGCTATTATTAGAGCACTGTCACCCGTTAGGGCGGAGGTTCAATTTGTTCCGCAGGCAGATTTTGTTCTGCCCCATCCCAATACCATGGACTTGTTCGCTTACAAAGGCGGGCGGCAAACCGCATCCATGCGTGCTGTCAGTATCGGCGGCGGGGATATCGTGATTGAGGGGCGGGAGGAGACGCATGGGCCTGATGTTTACCCGGAGAACAGCTTTGCAGAGATCAGTACCTTTTGTAAAGCGAATCATATCCGGCTAAGCGATTACGTCGAGCAGCGTGAAGGCAAACAGATCTGGGAATTCCTCCAAGGAATCTGGGAAGCGATGAAGTATTCGATCGACGAAGGGCTGTCCGTCACAGGTATTCTGGAAGGCGGTCTTAATGTCGAACGCAAGGCGAAATATCTCTATCATCAGGGGCATGTGGATGAGAGCCCGGAGACACGGGAGAACCGGATCGTCAGCGCATACGCTTTCGCCGTCAACGAACAGAATGCCGCCGCCGGCACAGTCGTAACGGCTCCGACCTGCGGAGCCAGCGGTGTTGTCCCTGCCTCGCTCCGTTATATGCAGGAGAAGATGCGGGTCCCGGACGAACAGATTCTTAGGGCTCTGGCCGTCGGAGGGCTCATGGGCAATCTGGTCAAGCAGAACGCCTCCATCAGCGGCGCTCAGTGCGGCTGCCAGGCAGAGGTTGGCACGGCTTGCTCGATGGCATCAGCTGCACTGGCTGAACTGTCTGGTATGGAGATCGATCAGATTGAGTATGCGGCGGAGGTTGCCATGGAGCACCACTTGGGATTAACCTGTGATCCGATTAACGGACTGGTTCAGATTCCTTGCATTGAGCGGAATGCTGTCGGTGCGATGCGGGCGATCAATGCGCTGAGTCTGGCCAAATTCTTGTCTGGTACCCGTAAGATATCCTTTGATTTGGTTGTACAGACCATGTATGAGACAGGCCTGGATATGAACAGTAGTTACCGCGAAACTTCAGAGGGCGGGCTCGCTAAGCTCTATAAAATGGACAGCTAA
- a CDS encoding enoyl-CoA hydratase/isomerase family protein, with product MTGPTRFEEYSEKYKDLFLMTRRGGILEVRMHTNGGPLQFDWPVQTAYGHVWSDIGRDPENEVMILTGTGELWQIGNPEVWATKFMDWPNRRKLEMYHESLRMIENMIHCLDIPTIGAINGTGSHWQLGTLCDITICAEDTAFFDAHYLGGIPPGDGIVLALQKILGSKKAAYYAYTGMNITAQDALELGLVSEVLPREQLLPRAWELAESIIQAPRSVRHLTHSIVSHLWKQALAEDQGLQLTHQLYDMAIDEEGIHERLMKIKERFQRSGQ from the coding sequence ATGACGGGACCTACACGGTTCGAAGAATACTCGGAGAAGTACAAGGACTTATTCCTCATGACCCGCCGCGGCGGTATTCTCGAAGTGCGTATGCATACTAACGGGGGACCGTTACAATTCGATTGGCCGGTCCAAACAGCATATGGTCATGTATGGTCAGATATTGGCCGTGATCCTGAGAATGAGGTCATGATCCTAACAGGGACAGGAGAGTTGTGGCAGATAGGCAATCCTGAAGTCTGGGCCACCAAATTCATGGATTGGCCGAATCGCCGGAAGCTGGAAATGTACCATGAGTCACTAAGAATGATTGAAAATATGATTCATTGCCTTGACATCCCTACGATTGGGGCCATCAATGGCACAGGCTCACATTGGCAGCTGGGGACGCTTTGTGATATTACCATTTGCGCGGAAGACACAGCGTTCTTCGATGCCCATTACCTGGGCGGTATTCCTCCTGGAGATGGAATCGTTCTGGCACTTCAAAAGATACTGGGAAGCAAGAAAGCGGCATACTACGCATACACGGGAATGAACATTACTGCCCAAGATGCATTAGAGCTCGGTCTGGTCAGTGAGGTGCTGCCTCGTGAACAGCTTCTTCCACGGGCATGGGAGCTGGCAGAAAGCATTATTCAGGCCCCCCGCTCGGTGAGACATCTTACTCATTCGATTGTGTCGCACCTGTGGAAACAAGCTCTTGCAGAGGATCAAGGTCTCCAGCTTACTCACCAATTGTATGACATGGCCATTGATGAAGAGGGAATTCATGAGCGGCTGATGAAGATCAAGGAACGTTTTCAGAGGAGTGGGCAATAG
- a CDS encoding enoyl-CoA hydratase/isomerase family protein: MTERRMIGPTKFEEYSEKYKEFLLMTRRDGIIEVRLHTDGGPYKHSWEAHTAWSHAWSDIGRDPENEVMIISGTGDKWVIGDPEVWNTKFMDWPKQKKLEQYHESLRLLENLIFCIDIPTIGAVNGPGTHCELATLCDITICTEDADFFDPHYLGGTPPGDGMLLTLQSMIGFKKAAYYAYTGKNINGQTALDLGIVSEVLPREQLLPRAWELAEMIMQAPRSTRHLSHSIISRPWKQALVSDQGFQLAHQMYDMAIDEEGALERLKKMQGRLMGKDVQ, from the coding sequence ATGACAGAGAGACGTATGATTGGACCTACCAAATTTGAAGAGTACTCGGAGAAATACAAGGAATTCCTGTTAATGACCCGCCGTGACGGAATCATCGAAGTGCGGCTTCACACGGATGGAGGGCCGTACAAGCATTCCTGGGAAGCCCATACCGCATGGTCCCATGCCTGGTCAGATATTGGCCGCGACCCGGAGAACGAAGTTATGATTATATCAGGTACAGGGGATAAATGGGTGATCGGGGACCCGGAGGTCTGGAATACGAAATTTATGGATTGGCCGAAGCAAAAGAAGCTCGAACAGTACCATGAATCATTGAGACTGCTTGAGAATTTGATCTTCTGCATTGACATCCCGACCATCGGGGCGGTCAACGGTCCGGGAACGCACTGTGAACTTGCAACACTCTGCGATATTACCATTTGTACGGAAGACGCTGACTTTTTCGATCCGCATTATCTGGGAGGCACGCCTCCAGGAGATGGAATGCTGCTTACACTGCAGAGCATGATCGGTTTCAAAAAAGCAGCCTACTACGCATACACCGGCAAGAATATCAATGGTCAAACCGCCTTGGATCTGGGTATCGTCAGTGAAGTCTTGCCCCGTGAGCAGCTTCTTCCACGCGCTTGGGAGCTCGCGGAGATGATCATGCAGGCACCGCGTTCAACGAGACATCTGTCTCACTCCATTATCTCCCGTCCATGGAAGCAGGCCCTGGTCAGTGATCAAGGTTTCCAGCTTGCCCACCAAATGTACGACATGGCTATTGATGAAGAAGGGGCGCTGGAGCGGCTGAAGAAAATGCAGGGACGCCTAATGGGCAAAGATGTTCAATAG
- a CDS encoding M20 metallopeptidase family protein, whose amino-acid sequence MFIVSEEAEDFWSMAHQLQDKLVMYRHHLHAVPELDLSLPKTTAYVQEALESIGLKPAPVGESGLMVTIGGQHDGKVVLIRADMDGLPIQEETDLSYASLNGNMHACGHDMHTSMLLGAAEILKANEGQLHGTVKLMFQPGEETLHGAKMMLESGILDNPKVDAAMMLHVLTGMPLPIGQFVVPEEGGAISASSDWFEIIIRGRGSHGAMPEAAVDPLNVAAHLHLALQGILSREISPIDNAVLTIGVMEGGSTNNVIPDMARMKGSVRTFNAALRDKMETRIREISAGIGETFQAKVEVIYTRGCPEVKTDSGLNRQMRTTIANTFGANSFIGITQLVSGGKLMGSEDFAFVSQAVPSTTVFLNAGNAEEGYRYPVHHPKTMFSDEVLHRGAAAYAAFARDWLESNR is encoded by the coding sequence ATGTTCATTGTGAGTGAAGAAGCTGAAGACTTTTGGAGTATGGCTCATCAGCTGCAGGACAAATTGGTCATGTACAGGCATCATCTTCATGCGGTTCCGGAGCTTGATCTAAGTTTGCCCAAGACAACTGCATACGTTCAAGAGGCGCTGGAGTCGATAGGTCTTAAGCCCGCTCCCGTAGGAGAATCAGGCTTAATGGTTACCATTGGCGGACAGCATGACGGGAAGGTGGTTCTGATCCGTGCGGATATGGACGGGCTGCCCATTCAAGAAGAAACGGATCTTTCTTATGCGTCGTTGAATGGAAACATGCATGCTTGCGGTCATGACATGCATACTTCCATGCTGCTGGGAGCTGCGGAGATCCTGAAGGCTAACGAAGGGCAGCTTCACGGGACGGTTAAGCTTATGTTTCAGCCGGGTGAAGAGACGCTGCACGGGGCGAAAATGATGCTTGAGAGCGGGATTCTCGACAATCCTAAGGTGGATGCAGCCATGATGCTTCACGTATTGACCGGAATGCCGCTTCCTATCGGACAATTTGTAGTGCCTGAGGAAGGTGGAGCGATATCTGCTTCTTCAGATTGGTTCGAAATCATCATCCGCGGAAGGGGCTCACATGGCGCAATGCCCGAGGCCGCAGTGGACCCCTTAAATGTAGCGGCTCATCTTCATCTGGCGCTGCAGGGTATCCTTAGCCGGGAAATATCGCCGATTGATAATGCAGTGCTTACCATTGGCGTGATGGAAGGCGGAAGTACAAACAACGTGATTCCCGATATGGCCAGAATGAAAGGCAGTGTACGTACCTTTAACGCCGCATTGCGGGATAAAATGGAGACCCGTATCCGTGAAATTTCCGCAGGGATCGGAGAAACTTTCCAGGCCAAGGTGGAAGTGATCTATACGAGGGGATGTCCTGAGGTGAAAACGGACAGCGGGCTGAACCGGCAAATGAGAACGACGATTGCCAACACTTTTGGCGCGAATTCCTTCATCGGTATAACCCAACTGGTATCCGGTGGTAAATTAATGGGATCAGAAGACTTCGCATTTGTATCACAGGCGGTGCCAAGTACCACAGTGTTCCTTAACGCAGGCAATGCCGAAGAAGGTTACAGATACCCTGTACACCATCCAAAGACGATGTTCTCGGATGAGGTGCTTCATAGAGGGGCTGCGGCTTACGCTGCTTTTGCCAGAGATTGGCTTGAAAGTAATAGATAA
- a CDS encoding VanZ family protein, with amino-acid sequence MTKERKIIFTITILYTLLILYFMFFAFNRMDASEHTTGYTFIFLPDNPFNLPTISDLLHPTLMDLVGFGNLIAFIPFGIFIPLLYRISFIRFITLFFLAIIVMETIQALSFLGSFDINDALLNSLGAAVGFGAYKLGFRSSNIRRNIVITSISCMVLFLGVWGLSGIVDKALTKEEGPFVAINELIDSSGNISTGNNINSFRISGQDIKPRFNMYGVEGRNIETFTYKYKEQMIFSLYYGTPEPSDYSGSVRVSVDGQEVLNSSGEGQRLHPELFPAMFSIPIQAGGELTITIEGNEKVWDVGYRKMQYFWN; translated from the coding sequence ATGACAAAAGAACGTAAGATTATTTTTACCATAACCATACTCTATACACTTTTAATTCTTTATTTTATGTTTTTTGCCTTTAATAGAATGGATGCCTCAGAGCACACAACGGGCTACACCTTTATTTTTTTGCCGGACAATCCCTTTAATTTGCCAACAATATCTGACCTTCTGCATCCTACCCTCATGGATTTGGTGGGATTCGGAAACCTTATAGCCTTTATCCCTTTCGGTATATTCATCCCATTGTTATATCGGATCTCCTTTATTCGCTTCATTACATTGTTCTTTCTGGCGATTATTGTGATGGAAACCATACAGGCACTATCGTTTCTCGGCAGCTTCGACATTAACGACGCCCTTCTGAATTCATTAGGCGCAGCAGTCGGTTTTGGGGCGTACAAGCTTGGTTTTCGTTCAAGTAATATTCGGCGCAATATTGTAATAACCTCCATTTCCTGTATGGTTCTGTTTCTAGGGGTATGGGGATTATCTGGGATTGTGGATAAAGCGTTAACCAAAGAAGAAGGTCCCTTTGTGGCGATAAACGAATTGATAGACAGTTCCGGAAATATATCAACTGGTAACAATATAAATAGCTTTAGAATAAGCGGTCAAGACATAAAACCCCGCTTTAATATGTATGGCGTTGAAGGTAGGAATATAGAAACGTTTACGTATAAGTATAAAGAGCAGATGATATTCTCTTTGTATTATGGAACGCCTGAACCATCGGATTATTCGGGAAGCGTTAGGGTTTCCGTTGATGGACAAGAAGTATTAAATAGTTCTGGAGAAGGTCAACGCCTTCATCCCGAGCTGTTCCCGGCAATGTTTAGTATTCCTATTCAAGCAGGTGGCGAACTCACGATAACTATTGAGGGGAACGAAAAAGTATGGGATGTCGGGTATAGGAAGATGCAATATTTTTGGAATTAA
- a CDS encoding LysR family transcriptional regulator, giving the protein MYFPGIEAFLAIVRTQNISKAAEWLHLSQATVSYRLKTLEEEMGGLLVERRKGASKISLTPKGENFFSIAERWEALWRETQILQASGSQLSLAISAAESISHFVLPPVYKMLNQHTPSIRLQIRTQHTQEAFDSIERREMDVAFVVREIVSPSVTVKPVFTEEMVLLRLAVPGRQAGGAVEMKELEAQHEVFINWNREFQFRHDQWWDPLCPSRVHLDTAGLITTFLNDTKQWTIVPASIGEYMMRMGDFVLQKLSVSVPPRICYKVTHKFPNQALHEPLRILDNYLQDIFGIQ; this is encoded by the coding sequence ATGTATTTTCCTGGGATTGAAGCATTTTTAGCTATTGTACGGACCCAGAATATAAGCAAGGCGGCCGAATGGCTGCACTTGTCACAAGCGACGGTAAGCTACCGGTTAAAGACATTGGAGGAGGAAATGGGCGGCCTTTTGGTTGAGCGGAGAAAAGGGGCATCCAAAATCAGTCTGACCCCAAAAGGGGAGAACTTTTTTAGCATTGCGGAACGTTGGGAGGCTCTTTGGAGGGAAACACAAATCTTACAGGCTAGCGGTTCGCAGTTAAGTTTGGCCATAAGCGCTGCCGAAAGTATAAGTCATTTTGTTTTGCCTCCTGTGTATAAAATGCTAAATCAGCATACTCCGTCAATCCGTCTGCAAATTCGTACGCAGCATACTCAGGAAGCTTTCGATAGTATTGAGCGACGCGAGATGGATGTGGCATTTGTGGTGCGGGAAATCGTGTCGCCTAGTGTCACGGTTAAACCGGTTTTTACGGAAGAAATGGTGCTGCTGCGTCTCGCTGTGCCGGGGCGTCAGGCTGGAGGTGCGGTTGAAATGAAAGAATTGGAGGCACAGCACGAAGTCTTCATCAATTGGAACAGAGAGTTTCAATTCAGACATGATCAGTGGTGGGATCCTCTTTGCCCATCCCGTGTTCATCTGGATACAGCGGGACTCATCACTACTTTTTTGAATGACACCAAACAATGGACGATCGTGCCCGCTTCGATTGGCGAATATATGATGCGGATGGGAGATTTTGTTCTCCAGAAACTATCGGTTTCTGTGCCTCCAAGAATATGCTATAAGGTAACGCATAAGTTTCCAAACCAGGCTTTACACGAGCCCCTTCGTATTCTTGATAACTATCTGCAAGATATATTTGGAATACAATGA
- a CDS encoding NAD(P)-dependent oxidoreductase, whose protein sequence is MKILIVGYFNETSKSNIARYFPQDWNVVIVPPGKEMLHHIEDCQVIIPEHIKVDHSLLSTAKNLKLVQTGAGFDNVDIPACTQRGIWVANAAGVNAQTVAEHVMALILSYYKNIPFLDAFMKNRMDEHHLDYTGCELEGKTIGIIGLGAIGKKVAAFCRVFDMKVLAYKRNPVAQSDGFVKMTDFNTLVSTSDIVSVHLPLNPQTKQLINKTVFQKMKSTALFINTARGGIVNERDLIDALKNGDIAGSCLDVFETEPLPLDSELRNLGNVILTPHTAGMPDGRKFHKKRYDFFVNNIKRVENGEEPESKLNQLL, encoded by the coding sequence ATGAAAATTCTTATAGTTGGTTATTTTAACGAAACCTCAAAATCAAATATCGCAAGATATTTTCCGCAAGATTGGAACGTAGTTATTGTCCCGCCCGGAAAAGAAATGCTGCATCATATTGAAGATTGCCAGGTCATAATCCCTGAACATATTAAAGTAGATCACAGCCTGCTTTCTACTGCAAAAAATTTAAAGTTGGTACAGACAGGTGCAGGATTTGATAATGTGGATATCCCTGCCTGCACACAACGTGGCATTTGGGTGGCCAATGCTGCAGGCGTGAATGCACAGACAGTGGCTGAGCACGTCATGGCACTGATCTTGTCTTATTATAAAAACATACCGTTTCTGGATGCGTTCATGAAAAACAGGATGGATGAACATCATTTGGACTATACCGGATGTGAATTAGAAGGTAAAACCATTGGGATTATCGGTTTGGGCGCTATCGGAAAAAAAGTAGCTGCGTTTTGCCGAGTGTTTGATATGAAGGTGCTGGCTTATAAGAGAAATCCCGTTGCACAATCGGACGGTTTTGTGAAAATGACGGATTTCAATACTCTTGTAAGCACATCGGACATCGTCAGTGTACACTTGCCCTTGAATCCGCAAACCAAGCAGTTGATCAACAAAACGGTATTCCAGAAAATGAAGAGTACCGCTTTGTTTATCAATACGGCCCGCGGCGGGATTGTCAACGAACGAGACTTGATTGATGCTCTAAAAAACGGGGATATTGCCGGCTCATGCCTGGATGTGTTTGAAACTGAACCGCTTCCTTTGGACAGTGAGCTCCGGAATCTGGGTAATGTGATCCTTACGCCCCATACAGCAGGAATGCCTGATGGCCGGAAATTTCATAAAAAAAGATATGATTTTTTTGTCAATAATATAAAACGTGTAGAAAATGGTGAAGAGCCTGAAAGCAAGCTCAATCAGTTGTTATAG
- a CDS encoding NifU family protein codes for MEENGILFDEVSEVLLKLRPFLLRDGGDAELVEVENGIAKLRFLGACNGCPSATITLKAAIERAILEEIEDIKEVVQVF; via the coding sequence ATGGAGGAGAATGGAATTTTATTCGATGAAGTATCGGAAGTGCTTCTCAAACTACGTCCTTTCTTACTGCGTGACGGTGGAGATGCTGAACTGGTCGAGGTTGAGAACGGTATAGCGAAATTAAGATTTTTGGGAGCTTGCAACGGTTGCCCAAGTGCGACGATTACGTTAAAGGCTGCTATTGAACGTGCAATTCTTGAAGAGATTGAAGATATTAAAGAAGTTGTACAAGTATTCTGA